From the Cryptomeria japonica chromosome 2, Sugi_1.0, whole genome shotgun sequence genome, one window contains:
- the LOC131869783 gene encoding uncharacterized protein LOC131869783: MNAKKQEEKQWDDLILKMADMSVDDAKMARALKRKPDWVLQKLGIERNNISSPRTDKLIWRDVHKDQNEERLEDGRRNGDGENYGNRINTHWANHVGNNGCGINQNNEQNRGKNGNYGSGNGGGRNNGNNNGNNNGGGNNGNNGNYGNNNGIMNNQSNHHVGRQPLIIERYRQLDFTGIVGYPNQIINDLRLSIPKFSGNGVDSAEQHVVIVKNIIKEFEIPHEDVFMKQFVESLTEDVGEWKVARKAAKRDYPKLCSSGNPKKDDLTQIMDMLKDLKNTPILRKLFQEEAVPSLRNFTEEEKKAFTIVAIEQVKSNYQLKNRNVNNEQGKPASIFGKVTKSNGTKNNVAKGKDADAKKRTELEKNKPIEMPKLVKPVEKKQISKPSSNYATFMSQALSRVKVYMPLLEVMKFLEYKDETLKIISNVGNLNKNVAKLKEDPPLSVRNYNAHKRCIMFPDGTALVHFARATIQEVFAVNLEAELPLSVVDLEDEAYEAIDRKLVDEYNLFQHVSRAHYDPKGYIHSNRKRQELGDYFHQKDEFELAGVMETLEKKLEERRQRLENMDREPVQSDLGENEVVFKLRASEKEKDRLIVALNAEIDERMAEHDSFVSDDQFIKSKEFK, encoded by the exons atgaatgCTAAAAAACAGGAAGAAAAACAGTGGGATGATCTTATTCTTAAAATGGCAGATATGAGTGTTGATGATGCCAAGATGGCGAGGGCACTTAAAAGGAAACCAGATTGGGTGCTACAAAAATTAGgaatagagagaaataatatttcaagcccCAGGACAGACAAGTT AATATGGAGGGATGTGCACAAGGATCAAAATGAAGAAAGGCtggaggatggaagaaggaatggagatGGGGAAAATTATGGGAACCGGATTAACACACATTGGGCCAACCATGTAGGAAATAATGGGTGTGGCATTAATCAGAATAATGAACAAAATAGAGGTAAGAATGGCAATTATGGAAGTGGCAATGGTGGAGGTAGGAACAATGGTAAcaataatggcaataataatggGGGTGGAAATAATGGTAATAATGGAAACTATGGCAACAATAATGGGATTATGAACAATCAAAGCAACCATCATGTTGGTAGACAACCCTTAATCATTGAGAGGTACAGACAATTAgatttcactggcattgttggttatccaaatcagatcattAACGATTTGAGATTATCAATCCCAAAATTTTCAGGAAATGGAGTTGATTCAGCAGAACAACATGTGGTAATTgtgaaaaatatcatcaaagaatttgaaattcctcatgaagatgtattcATGAAACAGTTTGTCGAATCTTTGACTGAGGATGTgggagaatg gaaggtTGCTAGGAAGGCTGCTAAGAGAGATTATCCAAAATTATGCAGCTCTGGAAATCCCAAGAAAGATGatcttactcagatcatggacatgcttaaggacttGAAAA ATACCCCTATTTTGAGAAAACTATTTCAAGAAGAagcagtgccttctttgagaaactttactgaagaagaaaagaaagcttTCACTATCGTAGCTATAGAACAAGTGAAAAGTAATTATCAGTTgaagaataggaatgtcaacaatgagCAAGGCAAGCCAGCGAGTATCTTTGGCAAAGTCACAAAATCTAATGGGACAAAAAATAACGTAGCCAAGGGTAAGGATGCTGATGCCAAAAAAAGGACAGAGCTGGAAAAGAATAAGCCAATTGAAATGCCAAAGCTTGTCAAGCCAGTGGAGAAAAAACAAATTAGTAAGCCTTCTTCAAACTATGCAACTTTTATGTCTCAAGCATTGTCTCGGGTAAAAGTTTATATGCCCttgcttgaagtaatgaaatttctAGAATATAAAGATGAAACCTTGAAGATTATATCAAATGTTGGGAATCTAAATAAGAATGTTGCTAAGTTAAAAGAGGATCCTCCA ctttcaGTAAGAAATTATAATGCACACAAGCGATGCATTATGTTTCCTGATGGGACTGCTCTAGTGCACTTTGCAAGGGctacaattcaggaagtttttgcagtaAATTTGGAGGCAGAATTGCCTTTGTCTGTTGTAGATTTGGAAGATGA GGCATATGAGGCTATTGAcaggaagctggtggatgaatacaacttgTTTCAGCATGTATCTAGAGCACACTATGATCCTAAGGGTTACATTCATTCCAATAGGAAAAGACAAGAGTTGGGAGACTACTTCCATCAGAAGGATGAATTTGAGCTTGCAggagttatggagaccttggagaagaagctagaggaaagaAGGCAAAGACTAGAAAACATGGATAGAGAACCAGTCCAGAGTGATTTaggggaaaatgaagtagtctTTAAGCTCCGTGCATCTGAGAAGGAGAAGGATAGGCTTATTGTTGCTCTAAATGCAGAAATAGATGAAAGAATGGCAGAACATGATTCTTTTGTATCTGATGACCAGTTcattaagtctaaggaattcaaataa